The sequence GTAAAGATTTGCATAATGGCATCATCAACAAGTGTTATGTTTGACACAATAATAAATAAGGCAGCAGCAGTATATAGGATGGCCATAAAGGGCACTACTTTTTCAGTTACTTTGGCAATACGCTTAATGCCTCCAATAATTACAATCCCAACACAGATTGCAAATACAATACCTATCATGCTTCCAGAAGCTTCACTTTGAATTCCGAATTGAGTAATTATTTGTGAGGCAGCTTGATTGGTTTGAAAAGCATTACCGCCACCAAATGAGGCACCTACACATAATAAAGCAAAAAGGATTGCTAGAATTTTACCAAAGTTTTTGTACCCTTTTTCTTTTAAACCTCTACTTAAATAATACATTGGGCCTCCGAATACTTTCCCTTGGGTATCTATGTCCCGATACCTTACCCCTAGAGTGCATTCAACAAACTTTGAAGACATGCCTAACAACCCGGCAAGAATCATCCAAAATGTGGCTCCTGGACCACCAATTGAAATTGCTACAGCGACCATAGAGATATTCCCAAGCCCCACAGTACCGGATACCGCTGTTGCCAATGCTTGAAAATGATTTACTTCACCTTGGTTACCTTCCTGTTTTTCAAACTTGTCAAAAGTACCTCTAACCACCTGTATGGCAGTGGTGAATAATCTAACATTTACAAACCTGAAGTATATGGTGAAAAACAAGGCACCTGACAGTAATAGGATAAGTACTAAAGGCACCTGTGCTTGACCTAAAGGTATGTTGGTGAAGATTAATTTTTCCCACCATAAAGCAAAGGGCATGAATGCATCGTTGATTTGTTTATCCAACCCTTCGCCGGATTGTGCAAATGCGGTAGTTGGTATTAGTATTAATAAGAGAAAAAATTTATACACTTTAAAGTTCATGATGGTTGGATTTGAATCATACTCAAGTTGAAAAAGTGATGTGAAAAACTATAAGAAAGTCGGAAAAAACCCAGAAATGTCGGTAATTTCTAAGCAGACAGAATAAGGTTAAATAATTGATTTACAGGAATATGTTTT is a genomic window of Flagellimonas sp. CMM7 containing:
- a CDS encoding sodium:alanine symporter family protein, producing MNFKVYKFFLLLILIPTTAFAQSGEGLDKQINDAFMPFALWWEKLIFTNIPLGQAQVPLVLILLLSGALFFTIYFRFVNVRLFTTAIQVVRGTFDKFEKQEGNQGEVNHFQALATAVSGTVGLGNISMVAVAISIGGPGATFWMILAGLLGMSSKFVECTLGVRYRDIDTQGKVFGGPMYYLSRGLKEKGYKNFGKILAILFALLCVGASFGGGNAFQTNQAASQIITQFGIQSEASGSMIGIVFAICVGIVIIGGIKRIAKVTEKVVPFMAILYTAAALFIIVSNITLVDDAIMQIFTDAFTPKATISGGFIGVMIQGFRRAAFSNEAGAGSAAIAHSAVNTKYAASEGLVGLLEPFIDTVLICTMTAIVIIIFNLNGAFVYGDVLNGGALMADGSRLGGINLTSMAFESAIPGASYALVFAVILFAFSTILSWSYYGLQAWKYLFGRGKWVDLSYKLLFLLFTILGAAITLDAVIKFSDAMILALVFPNMIGLFFLYPEVKKELDRYLALIRHKKSRT